One Notolabrus celidotus isolate fNotCel1 chromosome 18, fNotCel1.pri, whole genome shotgun sequence DNA window includes the following coding sequences:
- the LOC117830023 gene encoding speckle-type POZ protein — protein sequence MSRVPSPPPPAEMSSGPVAESWCYTQIKVVKFSYMWTINNFSFCREEMGEVIKSSTFSSGANDKLKWCLRVNPKGLDEESKDYLSLYLLLVSCPKAEVRAKFKFSILNAKGEETKAMESQRAYRFVQGKDWGFKKFIRRDFLLDEANGLLPDDKLTLFCEVSVVQDSVNISGQNTMNMVKVPDCRLADELGGLWENSRFTDCSLCVAGQEFQAHKAILAARSPVFSAMFEHEMEESKKNRVEINDVEPEVFKEMMCFIYTDKAPNLDKMADDLLAAADKYALERLKVMCEDALCTSLSVENAAEILILADLHSADQLKTQAVDFINYHAAEVMETAGWKSMVASHPHLVAEAYRSLASAQCPFLGPPRKRLKQS from the exons ATGTCAAGAGTCCCGAGTCCCCCTCCCCCTGCGGAAATGTCCAGCGGGCCTGTGGCCGAAAGCTGGTGTTACACTCAG ATCAAAGTGGTGAAGTTCTCTTACATGTGGACCATCAACAACTTCAGCTTCTGTCGTGAGGAGATGGGCGAGGTCATCAAGAGCTCCACGTTCTCCTCTGGGGCCAATGACAAGCTGAAATG GTGCTTGAGGGTGAATCCTAAAGGCCTGGATGAGGAGAGCAAAGACTACCTGTCCCTCTACCTGCTGCTGGTCAGCTGTCCGAAGGCTGAGGTCCGCGCCAAGTTCAAGTTCTCAATCCTGAATGCCAAGGGAGAGGAGACCAAAGCCATGG AGAGTCAGAGGGCGTATCGCTTCGTTCAGGGGAAAGACTGGGGCTTCAAAAAGTTCATCCGCCGAGACTTCCTCCTAGATGAGGCCAACGGTCTTCTACCTGACGACAAGCTCACACTCTTCTGCGAG gTGAGTGTGGTGCAGGACTCTGTCAACATATCCGGTCAGAACACCATGAACATGGTGAAGGTTCCTGATTGTCGGCTAGCAGACGAGCTGGGCGGCCTGTGGGAGAACTCGCGCTTCACAGACTGTTCCCTGTGTGTAGCCGGTCAGGAGTTTCAAGCCCACAAAGCCATCCTGGCAG CACGCTCGCCTGTATTCAGCGCCATGTTCGAGCATGAGATGGAGGAGAGCAAAAAG AACCGCGTGGAGATCAACGATGTGGAGCCGGAGGTCTTCAAAGAGATGATGTGCTTCATCTACACAGACAAGGCTCCCAACCTGGACAAGATGGCCGACGACCTGCTGGCTGCAGCAGACAAG TACGCTCTGGAAAGACTGAAGGTGATGTGTGAGGACGCACTGTGCACCAGTCTGTCTGTGGAAAACGCAGCTGAGATCCTGATCCTGGCTGACCTGCACAGCGCCGACCAGCTAAAAACACAGGCGGTCGACTTCATCAACTA tcACGCAGCAGAGGTGATGGAGACAGCAGGTTGGAAGTCCATGGTGGCGTCTCATCCTCACCTGGTAGCCGAAGCTTACCGTTCACTGGCCTCGGCCCAGTGCCCCTTCCTCGGACCCCCACGCAAGCGCCTCAAACAATCCTAA
- the LOC117830032 gene encoding neurexophilin-2-like isoform X1, which produces MRFLAVVGIAPCWPLEEELKALLHWPHLSDSVVLVFGEHHGNSTFSRRVSPELNMDQHPFLQKNWAPKTTSLNQDPKLPIMPPTKQGLLDILGGNLQSHSRPPLNIKLRPVMRIHGSSKFSKRFSWGDFYSNIKTVKLNLLIMGKIVDHGNGSLGVYFRHNSTGVGNVSVSLVPPMKELEFDLERQSVVNPKDSKTFNCRVDYEKTERNKKVMLCNYDPSKTCSQEQVQSHVTWMCSKPFHVICIYVSFYSTDYRLVQKVCPDYNYQSPEAYLPKG; this is translated from the exons ATGAGATTTCTCGCAGTTGTTGGCATTGctccctgctggccattagaagAAGAACTAAAGGCACTTTTGCACTGGCCTCACCTCTCTGACTCTGTGGTG TTGGTTTTTGGGGAACATCACGGCAACTCCACCTTCAGCAGGAGAGTTTCACCTGAACTCAACATGGACCAAcacccatttttacagaaaaactGGGCACCCAAAACAACGAGTTTAAATCAGGACCCCAAACTACCCATAATGCCTCCAACAAAACAGGGACTTCTAGACATACTTGGAGGAAACCTCCAGTCACACTCCAGGCCACCCTTAAACATAAAGCTTCGTCCTGTCATGAGAATCCACGGGTCCTCTAAGTTCTCCAAGAGGTTCAGTTGGGGGGACTTTTACTCAAACATCAAAACTGTCAAACTCAATTTGCTGATAATGGGCAAAATCGTGGATCATGGGAACGGTTCTCTTGGAGTTTACTTCCGTCACAACTCCACAGGTGTTGGCAACGTGTCTGTCAGTCTCGTCCCACCCATGAAAGAGCTGGAGTTTGATCTGGAGCGCCAAAGTGTGGTCAACCCCAAAGACTCGAAGACGTTCAACTGCAGGGTGGACTACGAGAAAACTGAGCGCAATAAAAAGGTGATGCTGTGCAACTATGACCCGTCCAAAACGTGTTCTCAGGAGCAGGTGCAGAGCCACGTCACCTGGATGTGCTCCAAACCCTTCCATGTCATCTGCATCTATGTGTCCTTTTACAGCACAGActacagactggttcaaaaagtCTGTCCAGATTACAACTACCAGAGTCCAGAAGCGTACCTACCCAAAGGTTAA
- the LOC117830032 gene encoding neurexophilin-1-like isoform X2, translating to MEMFLRKSFVWILLNGAVCLLVFGEHHGNSTFSRRVSPELNMDQHPFLQKNWAPKTTSLNQDPKLPIMPPTKQGLLDILGGNLQSHSRPPLNIKLRPVMRIHGSSKFSKRFSWGDFYSNIKTVKLNLLIMGKIVDHGNGSLGVYFRHNSTGVGNVSVSLVPPMKELEFDLERQSVVNPKDSKTFNCRVDYEKTERNKKVMLCNYDPSKTCSQEQVQSHVTWMCSKPFHVICIYVSFYSTDYRLVQKVCPDYNYQSPEAYLPKG from the exons ATGGAGATGTTTTTGAGGAAGAGCTTTGTTTGGATACTACTAAACGGAGCAGTTTGTTTG TTGGTTTTTGGGGAACATCACGGCAACTCCACCTTCAGCAGGAGAGTTTCACCTGAACTCAACATGGACCAAcacccatttttacagaaaaactGGGCACCCAAAACAACGAGTTTAAATCAGGACCCCAAACTACCCATAATGCCTCCAACAAAACAGGGACTTCTAGACATACTTGGAGGAAACCTCCAGTCACACTCCAGGCCACCCTTAAACATAAAGCTTCGTCCTGTCATGAGAATCCACGGGTCCTCTAAGTTCTCCAAGAGGTTCAGTTGGGGGGACTTTTACTCAAACATCAAAACTGTCAAACTCAATTTGCTGATAATGGGCAAAATCGTGGATCATGGGAACGGTTCTCTTGGAGTTTACTTCCGTCACAACTCCACAGGTGTTGGCAACGTGTCTGTCAGTCTCGTCCCACCCATGAAAGAGCTGGAGTTTGATCTGGAGCGCCAAAGTGTGGTCAACCCCAAAGACTCGAAGACGTTCAACTGCAGGGTGGACTACGAGAAAACTGAGCGCAATAAAAAGGTGATGCTGTGCAACTATGACCCGTCCAAAACGTGTTCTCAGGAGCAGGTGCAGAGCCACGTCACCTGGATGTGCTCCAAACCCTTCCATGTCATCTGCATCTATGTGTCCTTTTACAGCACAGActacagactggttcaaaaagtCTGTCCAGATTACAACTACCAGAGTCCAGAAGCGTACCTACCCAAAGGTTAA